Part of the Spinacia oleracea cultivar Varoflay chromosome 5, BTI_SOV_V1, whole genome shotgun sequence genome, ATATCACTAGCTCCTTGTTGCTTCCGATTGATAacaataaaagaaaagaaagctaATATTGTAAAACAAACCCCACAAAACCCTTATGAGACATAACATGATGACACCATTTTCACCTGAGGCTTTGTTTAGCACCATTACCATTAACCTTCTTCACCATCATTTCAAGTCAATCCCATTACGGAGCAAAAAAACGATCAACAACAAACCCGTGCATTAACAAAAATAAGTTACATAGTGATAATTAGAAACCGCATCATTTTATAATgagataaaaaaaacaaatcctTTAAACCGCTACTAGACCTAAACAGATTCATAAACAtggcaaaaataaaaaagatataAAATGCAGCAAGCACAATTGCAGTACAATGCTACTCTGATTTATTCCACCATACATCAATGCAATTAAAAAAGGCGAATAGGGGTTAAATTCAAGGGACAAAAGAATAGGGAGCATACAATTCAGCCGAAATATACTCAATCCTCTTCCGCACATTTGCATTGGCCTCCGCCAAATCCTGCTTAACTAAAACCGGACCTATCAATTTGTACACATTCGCATCTTCACTCAACAAATCCAACTCCTAAACCAAGTTCACCCAAAATTTATGCAGAAATTAATACCTAAAATCAAATTTTACAACAAAAATTTAAATAGGAATGAGAGAAACAAGAGAAATACCTTGAGAACGAGCTCATTTTCGCCTAGTTGCACAGTGTACTTCTTTCTGATTTCATGATTCTTGGCAATATCTGTTTCACCAGAAAATACTAGAATTAGGAGGGAAACTAGGATCAAATGATTACAAAAATACGAGAAAATTAGAGAATTGGAGGTGTGCCTTTTTGGAGTTTACGGAGATCGTTGGCTTTGCTCTCTAGCTCGCGCTGCAAGTCTCTCATAGCTGCTGAAGACGCCATTGTTGTcgcttttctttcttctttattTATTCGCCCTGCTATGCTACTACCAACCTTTGAACTGCGGACTGCGGAAGTGCGGAGTAAGAGAGTTTCGCACCGTGGTAGGGGGAGCAAAAGGAATTGAAAAGCGTTGCTCTAGGCAAACTACCGACCCAGCCCCCAGGTCTAATTGGTTCCGCAAATGAATTGTTCGGACCGAGTTGGGTAAAGGCTACCGGTATATTAGGAGTACAAGAAATATTGTACACCAcgaataattttttaataatgaGAGAAAATACATTCTGAAAACTTTATTGAGTGATTTTCTTCAATATTGAATAAAGATtcaataattttcaaaatatgtTACTTTCTAACTTAATTCTCGCCATACTGTTTACGTCAGTatggaagaaataatttttttttttcgcttCAGATCAGAACCGCCATTTGAGTTGGCGGTTTGCACCATTGAACTGCCAATTCAAATGGCGGTTTTGTATGCATCATAtctcatgaaggaaataatgcccttggtccaagtatgcattctatgttaagtctaataaatgcggttcagtattaattaacaagttaataattcagtgagatcaagtgaactgaatgcctagctagaggccgcttcagttcaagtggaattaatgatattaatccacagcttactcttgactgaacccgtagggtcacacaaatagtacgtaaacggatcaagtatttaatggcattaaatactccatctatgaatattcggaaccgacggatcttggtttcagtgggagctgagatcgtcacaggcaagaaatgaatactccggaaacgatgatattaccggaaacggaaatatggatcgtatcggaaatataaatattatccaagtcgtagatgttgccggaaacggaaacatggtacgtatcggaaaatattatcggaaatggaaatattgccagaatcggaaatattgccggaaacggaaatattgtcagaatcggaaatattatcggaatcggaaaataattccggaaacggaaatattaaatatttgttcgaaacggaaattaattccggaatcggaaatattaaatattgttcgtatcggaaatgaattccggaatcggaaatttaatcggaagcgtatcgtacgaataagcatcggacgaggcctgccggacgagggcccagcacgaagccaggccatcgcccagcaagccaagcgcgccacacgaacagccaaggccacgccaggcccagcgcaaggccaggcccagctggccgaggcagcgcgcacagcgcgcgcagcgcgcgcaggagctacgtgggcttgtagctcgcgtaggcctcgctgcgtgggctgctgctcgcacgcacgcgcatgggtggcccatcgtggctgccgtgtgtgtgtgcgtgagtgtttgtgttcatgcacgattcctaaagcatgcagagttcggttaatgattaaattcctaattctattagataaattaattaattagagttcttgtaggattctaggtttaattaatttgtatctgaataggattccaattccctttccatacccctataaatatgtggtctgggttcacaatttataacgagtttcaaagtattcaaagtgagtttttgagagaaaaattcaatcacacatcttgctcaaaagtgccgaaaattctagtaccttaagggcgattctagttggtcaatcttaaggcggatccggacgtgctgtggactatctacggagggacgacacttggagtcctaaagacttgttcttgttcggttcgggcgcagctagggagggcacgcaacaaagagtatgcatctaaattatgctatatgattatgtg contains:
- the LOC110804650 gene encoding prefoldin subunit 6, translated to MASSAAMRDLQRELESKANDLRKLQKDIAKNHEIRKKYTVQLGENELVLKELDLLSEDANVYKLIGPVLVKQDLAEANANVRKRIEYISAELKRLDATLQDMEDKQNSKKEGIMKVQQKIQVLQAGKAKV